From the genome of Candidatus Kapaibacterium sp., one region includes:
- a CDS encoding RidA family protein, with translation MRETIFTNAAPAPIGPYVQAVLTQGKLLFISGQIGLTPDGVLVSEDVREQTRQALENLRSILVQAGAGLEHVVKTTVFLRSMQDFPAMNEVYADFFGPHPPARTTVEVSALPRGALVEIEAIAVIP, from the coding sequence ATGCGGGAGACAATCTTCACGAATGCAGCTCCTGCCCCTATTGGGCCGTATGTACAAGCCGTCCTCACGCAGGGGAAGTTGCTCTTCATCTCTGGGCAGATTGGTCTGACGCCCGATGGAGTACTCGTCAGTGAGGATGTTCGCGAACAGACACGCCAAGCACTGGAGAATCTACGGTCGATCCTTGTCCAAGCGGGGGCAGGCCTGGAACATGTCGTGAAGACCACAGTGTTCCTCCGATCGATGCAGGACTTCCCTGCGATGAACGAGGTCTATGCCGACTTCTTTGGGCCACACCCACCAGCGCGAACAACCGTTGAGGTATCAGCACTCCCGCGGGGAGCCCTAGTGGAGATTGAGGCTATTGCGGTTATCCCCTGA